Proteins from one Doryrhamphus excisus isolate RoL2022-K1 chromosome 19, RoL_Dexc_1.0, whole genome shotgun sequence genomic window:
- the akap12b gene encoding A-kinase anchor protein 12b isoform X2: MLGTITLTVGQPDGVAVAQKEDTPETVDTVTDEQAPQVNGEKVEKESPDANDITPVEEKAVEEKANENGEVGFKKIFRFVGFKFTLKKDKSEEKDPVKLLTVRDKDGDEVNGIDEPSKEAAEAPEGNKEVPTDEAEVTKDTDTETPNGPVEAAETTDEAVKEEEGEASPPAQEATVSPFRKLFSTGLFSNLRKKSSIKKTKEEEDKEVTGEEEASKTEETTAEDKGEAEQETNEEAPTIPEGEESPATTEEAKPEPDVTAESPSASSDETKPDEEKAEDQEKAPTEVTSDSELQTSQEKVKPQGSPLKKLFTGAGLKKLSKKQKSKKDAEAKLTESGEQVSEPLQSSTESTDAARPDSGPSSPEESGEHTIEAETTQAESTQEPESEVASDGEKKKEGIIAWSSFKKLVTPKKRVKRPSESDDEATSEKAAKSATLSSSESAPLADKSVEEEAKEDKPSEEEEKTESAEKLVSSTEEPKKKMDTSVSWEALMCMGGPKKRTRKTSDSDDEETNIAEEGAAPDAGEDEKQDKTQAAVENPENVEGEVEASSSPEALSPPERESAWDTLKRMVMPKSKTKVEEKTEESTEQVQSESEAPKDESSFSLRKLFPGLRKKKVEKQSSTEGEDDTPAVVPLSEFDAQPEDAQEQPIEVAGTACQVSSSERAPSWIPASVEHGDQLSDITEEAATPKSVDTDIAEDESENQTALQVSTAEVAQASPSETTRDLEAPTSENAQEDLAGMEAEISQVAPVTSVISEDVPVEAALEKTEIEPTVEHADSKTNTILEPHVHDEATAICTGLETNEIAEMVVEEPATPIVESVAVVSNADGTEVSLEEPSLKTEEAIVTEDPPLTAQVQQIKTTKVEFIESSENRIPDTQTARESCEPEPPSISAVTSAVQTAIIADDTPINTVEIAVLSQTEETETDKETTDVEQQIASEVVSASEEVCVIKETVVLVSSMSPDQMDAEPLADDTNQIEVQSMVIAQTVLQDAMDKVAEQPTTPEASSPTPSQAVAATEKELEIQTPVITDTPTPVLCEKPAQKPIFVATQCETIPIEVAEILDTSENKKPQESLKKAAEESGETIMEEVVEIISPLQTDDKLDEEEPEDEKLRPEEKAMHLPVQVVLQAGQEVEEESIKEEAVEEFDTNGLMENGAAAEATSEAEGERATSGKCAAVMAQVMEVIEEAVKEIEPVSTEVTPAS; this comes from the exons ATGCTTGGGACAATTACTCTAACAG TTGGCCAGCCTGATGGCGTGGCCGTGGCTCAGAAGGAGGACACTCCAGAGACCGTGGACACCGTCACAGACGAGCAGGCCCCTCAAGTGAACGGCGAGAAAGTGGAGAAGGAGTCTCCCGATGCTAATGACATCACTCCCGTGGAAGAGAAAGCGGTGGAGGAAAAAGCCAACGAGAACGGCGAGGTGGGGTTCAAGAAGATCTTCCGCTTTGTGGGGTTCAAGTTCACCCTGAAGAAGGACAAGAGCGAGGAGAAAGACCCAGTGAAGCTGCTGACGGTGAGAGATAAGGACGGAGATGAGGTCAATGGGATTGATGAACCTTCGAAGGAGGCCGCTGAAGCTCCAGAGGGCAACAAAGAGGTGCCGACCGATGAGGCTGAAGTCACCAAAGATACAGACACTGAAACTCCCAATGGTCCCGTCGAGGCTGCTGAAACGACAGATGAAGCagtcaaagaagaagaaggtgaggCCAGTCCACCTGCCCAGGAGGCCACCGTGTCCCCCTTCAGGAAGCTCTTCAGTACGGGCCTCTTCTCTAACCTGCGAAAGAAGTCCAGCATCAAGAAGacaaaagaggaagaagataaGGAGGTAACTGGGGAGGAGGAAGCTTCTAAGACCGAGGAAACCACTGCTGAAGATAAAGGAGAAGCGGAGCAAGAGACCAACGAGGAAGCACCAACCATTCCAGAGGGTGAAGAGTCCCCAGCAACAACTGAAGAAGCTAAACCAGAACCTGACGTCACCGCCGAAAGCCCTTCCGCCTCTTCTGATGAGACAAAACCAGATGAGGAGAAAGCTGAAGACCAGGAGAAAGCTCCAACAGAGGTAACCTCCGATTCTGAGCTTCAGACTTCACAGGAGAAGGTGAAGCCCCAAGGAAGCCCACTGAAAAAGCTTTTCACCGGCGCTGGCTTGAAGAAGCTCTCCAAGAAACAGAAAAGCAAGAAAGATGCTGAGGCCAAGCTGACTGAATCTGGTGAGCAAGTATCTGAGCCACTTCAGTCCTCCACCGAGTCCACAGATGCGGCAAGACCTGACAGCGGACCATCGTCACCGGAGGAATCAGGAGAGCACACCATCGAAGCAGAAACCACACAGGCTGAGTCCACCCAAGAACCAGAAAGTGAAGTAGCTTCTGACGGGGAGAAGAAAAAAGAGGGCATCATCGCTTGGTCTTCCTTCAAGAAACTGGTGACACCCAAGAAGCGTGTTAAGAGACCTTCTGAGAGTGATGATGAAGCCACTAGTGAGAAAGCAGCCAAGTCAGCGACGTTGTCTTCTTCTGAGAGTGCTCCCCTGGCAGATAAGAGCGTGGAGGAAGAAGCCAAAGAAGATAAACCCTccgaagaagaggagaagacaGAAAGTGCAGAGAAACTGGTCAGCAGCACAGAGGAGCCCAAAAAGAAAATGGACACCTCAGTTTCTTGGGAAGCGCTGATGTGTATGGGTGGACCCAAAAAGAGAACCAGGAAGACATCGGATTCTGATGACGAGGAGACCAACATCGCAGAGGAGGGTGCTGCACCAGATGCAGGTGAGGACGAGAAGCAGGACAAAACCCAGGCAGCTGTGGAGAACCCTGAAAATGTTGAAGGTGAAGTAGAAGCTTCTTCCTCTCCAGAAGCTCTGAGCCCCCCCGAGAGGGAGTCTGCGTGGGACACCTTGAAACGCATGGTTATGCCAAAGAGTAAGACCAAAGTTGAGGAGAAGACAGAGGAGAGCACAGAGCAGGTCCAGTCTGAAAGTGAAGCACCAAAAGATGAGTCCTCCTTCTCCTTGAGGAAGTTATTCCCTGGTCTCAGAAAGAAGAAGGTAGAAAAACAATCTTCTACTGAGGGTGAGGATGACACCCCAGCCGTGGTTCCTCTCTCGGAGTTTGACGCACAACCTGAAGATGCGCAGGAACAACCCATAGAGGTCGCCGGAACCGCATGTCAAGTGTCTTCCTCGGAGAGAGCCCCTTCATGGATCCCAGCTTCGGTGGAACATGGAGATCAGCtgagtgacatcacagaggaagCAGCCACGCCCAAGTCCGTGGACACTGACATCGCGGAGGATGAATCCGAAAACCAAACCGCTCTGCAAGTATCCACAGCTGAGGTCGCTCAAGCTTCTCCCTCAGAAACCACCCGTGATCTTGAGGCACCCACGTCAGAAAACGCCCAGGAAGATCTTGCAGGTATGGAGGCTGAAATCAGTCAAGTTGCACCTGTGACATCTGTGATCAGTGAAGATGTACCAGTGGAGGCCGCCTTAGAAAAAACGGAGATTGAACCAACGGTTGAGCATGCTGACTCCAAGACCAACACCATCCTGGAGCCACATGTTCACGACGAAGCCACGGCGATCTGCACCGGCCTGGAAACCAATGAGATTGCTGAAATGGTTGTGGAGGAACCTGCCACGCCCATCGTAGAGTCTGTTGCTGTGGTCAGCAACGCTGATGGCACGGAGGTCTCACTGGAAGAACCTTCACTAAAAACAGAGGAGGCCATTGTTACAGAAGATCCACCTTTGACTGCACAAGtccaacaaataaaaacaaccaagGTTGAGTTCATCGAAAGTTCTGAAAACCGAATCCCTGACACTCAGACCGCGAGAGAGAGCTGTGAACCTGAGCCTCCAAGCATCAGCGCCGTCACCTCCGCCGTCCAGACCGCCATCATAGCCGACGACACTCCCATCAATACCGTTGAAATCGCAGTCTTATCTCAGACCGAGGAGACCGAAACCGACAAGGAGACCACAGACGTGGAGCAACAAATTGCAAGTGAAGTCGTATCCGCAAGCGAGGAAGTATGCGTCATCAAAGAAACCGTCGTCCTCGTCAGCTCCATGAGTCCAGACCAAATGGACGCCGAGCCCCTGGCAGATGACACCAATCAAATCGAGGTCCAGAGTATGGTCATCGCCCAGACGGTCCTTCAAGATGCCATGGATAAAGTTGCAGAACAACCAACCACCCCAGAAGCTTCCAGTCCAACTCCATCCCAGGCCGTTGCCGCTACTGAAAAGGAGCTAGAGATCCAGACCCCCGTCATCACTGACACGCCCACCCCCGTCTTATGTGAGAAACCAGCACAGAAGCCGATTTTTGTTGCCACGCAATGCGAAACCATCCCCATAGAGGTCGCGGAGATCCTTGATACCTCTGAGAACAAGAAACCACAGGAAAGTTTGAAGAAAGCTGCAGAAGAAAGTGGAGAAACCATCATGGAAGAAGTCGTAGAGATCATCAGCCCTCTACAGACTGATGACAAACTGGACGAGGAGGAGCCGGAAGACGAGAAACTCCGACCAGAGGAGAAAGCGATGCACCTGCCCGTCCAGGTGGTCCTGCAGGCCGGGCAGGAAGTCGAGGAAGAGTCCATCAAAGAGGAGGCAGTGGAGGAATTCGACACCAACGGCCTCATGGAGAACGGCGCCGCGGCAGAAGCGACGTCGGAAGCGGAGGGGGAGAGAGCGACATCGGGAAAGTGTGCGGCGGTGATGGCGCAGGTGATGGAGGTGATCGAGGAGGCGGTGAAGGAGATCGAACCCGTGTCCACAGAGGTCACGCCAGCATCGTGA